The Cellulosilyticum sp. I15G10I2 genome has a segment encoding these proteins:
- a CDS encoding MarR family winged helix-turn-helix transcriptional regulator, whose protein sequence is MKESDVLKLENQLCFSIYAASRAITKIYRPFLDELGITYPQYLVMLVIWENNSITLKELGNKLYLDSGTLTPLLKRLERMELIRRERSTEDERLLCVSVTEKGLAMKAQAISIPECILGCIPTDIKGLVHLKKEIDKLLMDLKEQA, encoded by the coding sequence ATGAAAGAAAGTGATGTTTTAAAACTTGAAAATCAACTGTGCTTTTCAATATATGCGGCGTCTAGAGCGATAACGAAGATATACAGACCTTTTCTTGATGAACTTGGTATTACGTATCCTCAATATCTTGTAATGCTTGTTATATGGGAAAATAATAGTATTACTTTAAAAGAACTGGGCAATAAGTTATATCTTGATTCAGGAACATTAACACCGCTACTTAAAAGATTAGAACGGATGGAATTAATAAGAAGAGAGCGCTCAACAGAAGACGAAAGGCTTTTATGTGTATCTGTTACTGAAAAAGGCTTAGCTATGAAGGCGCAGGCTATAAGCATACCAGAATGTATTTTAGGATGTATCCCAACTGATATTAAGGGACTTGTTCATCTGAAAAAAGAAATAGACAAGCTGTTGATGGATCTTAAAGAACAAGCGTAA
- a CDS encoding DsrE family protein produces MEKEKKLYLLWVTGNPISSEKMVLMYAINSMINNLWDEVHVIIWGASAKLAAENKLIQDQIEVALHHGVKVSACKGCVEQLGVKDKLQWLGVEVKSVGEELTKVLQEGYTVLTI; encoded by the coding sequence ATGGAAAAAGAAAAAAAATTATATCTTTTATGGGTGACAGGTAATCCAATTAGTTCAGAGAAAATGGTATTAATGTACGCAATTAACAGTATGATCAATAATTTGTGGGATGAAGTTCATGTCATTATATGGGGGGCATCAGCTAAACTAGCTGCAGAAAACAAATTAATTCAAGATCAAATTGAGGTGGCACTTCATCATGGTGTGAAAGTATCAGCATGCAAAGGGTGTGTAGAACAGTTAGGCGTAAAAGATAAACTACAATGGCTTGGTGTTGAAGTGAAATCTGTAGGAGAAGAGTTAACAAAGGTATTACAAGAGGGATATACTGTATTAACGATATAG
- the nifJ gene encoding pyruvate:ferredoxin (flavodoxin) oxidoreductase has protein sequence MAKKMMTVDGNTAAAYVAYAYTDVAAIYPITPSSNMAEAVDEWAAKGNKNIFGQTVNVVEMQSEAGAAGAFHGSLQAGALTTTFTASQGLLLMIPNMYKVAGELLPGVFHVSARALAAQALSIFGDHQDVMATRQTGCAMLATGSVQEVMDLAPVAHLAAIKGRVPFVHFFDGFRTSHEVQKVEAVDYEDLAALIDQNAVQEFRNRALSPNHPVTRGTAQNPDIYFQTREASNKFYNNLVPIVEEYINKMNELTGRQYGLFNYYGAPDAEYVIVAMGSVTETIEETIDALNAKGAKYGLVKVHLFRPFSIEHFLKAMPASVKRVCVLDRTKEPGSIGEPLYLDVRSVFYNKENAPMIIGGRYGLGSKDTTPTTIKAVYDNLVSENPKDQFTVGIEDDVTNTSIPMNDTLKIAVEGTVRCKFWGLGSDGTVGANKQAIKIIGDHTDKYAQAYFAYDSKKSGGVTISHLRFGNTPIRSTYLIDEADYIACHNQSYVYQYDLLKGLKKGGVFVLNCIWDAAELEQHLPARMKQYIAKNDIQFYTVNATKIAEEIGLGNRINMIMQATFFKLANIIPQEEAIGYLKQAVVKAYGNKGEKVVNMNYSAIDQGVDSAVKVTVTDAWATAEDTKAGSVDEPAFITNILRPMNAQEGDILPVSAFNNIEDGTFPCGTSAYEKRGIAINVPEWIPENCIQCNQCSYVCPHATIRPFLLNEEEVKNAPESFVTKKAVGKGLEGLAYKIQVATMDCTGCGNCADICPSKQKALVMKPLDTQTEKEVPNWAYAVSEVSVKEDLVSASTVKGSQFKQPLIEFSGACAGCGETPYIKLVTQLFGDRMMIANATGCSSIWGASAPSTPYTTNCKGQGPSWANSLFEDNAEYGFGMHLGVKQMRNKIKASMEELIAMDVDASAKEAFTEWIETMNLGEASKAASAKVMEILENNSITDSAAQALLKEIEDRKDYLVKRSVWMLGGDGWSYDIGYGGLDHVLASGEDVNVLVFDTEIYSNTGGQSSKATPAAAIAKFAASGKKSRKKDLGMMMMSYGNVYVTQVALGADKNQLMKAVLEAEAYDGPSIIIAYAPCISHGLKEGMGRTIANEEQAVKAGYWHLYRFNPLLKAEGKNPFSLDSKEPTESFRDFILAQVRYSALAKQFPEQAEELFVMAEESAKDRYESYKRLTV, from the coding sequence ATGGCAAAGAAAATGATGACCGTAGATGGTAACACTGCTGCCGCATATGTTGCATATGCCTATACAGATGTTGCAGCAATCTACCCAATTACACCATCTTCAAACATGGCAGAAGCTGTTGATGAATGGGCAGCAAAAGGTAACAAGAATATTTTTGGACAAACTGTTAACGTAGTAGAAATGCAATCAGAAGCAGGTGCAGCAGGTGCATTTCATGGTTCACTGCAAGCAGGCGCTTTAACAACAACTTTTACAGCTTCACAAGGTTTACTTCTTATGATTCCTAATATGTACAAAGTAGCTGGTGAATTATTACCAGGCGTATTCCACGTAAGCGCTCGTGCACTAGCTGCTCAAGCTCTATCTATCTTTGGGGATCACCAAGATGTTATGGCTACAAGACAAACAGGATGTGCAATGCTTGCTACAGGTTCTGTACAAGAAGTTATGGACCTTGCTCCAGTTGCTCACCTTGCAGCTATTAAAGGCAGAGTACCATTTGTACACTTCTTTGATGGATTTAGAACTTCACATGAAGTACAAAAAGTTGAAGCAGTTGATTATGAAGATTTAGCAGCTCTTATAGATCAAAATGCAGTACAAGAATTCAGAAACAGAGCCCTATCACCAAACCATCCAGTAACACGTGGTACAGCTCAAAATCCAGACATTTACTTCCAAACAAGAGAAGCTTCAAATAAATTTTACAACAATCTTGTACCTATTGTAGAAGAATATATTAATAAAATGAATGAACTTACAGGCAGACAATATGGTTTATTCAATTATTATGGTGCACCAGATGCTGAATATGTTATTGTAGCTATGGGTTCTGTAACAGAAACAATAGAAGAAACAATTGATGCACTTAATGCTAAAGGTGCAAAATACGGTCTTGTTAAAGTTCATCTATTCAGACCATTCTCAATTGAGCATTTCTTAAAAGCTATGCCTGCATCAGTTAAAAGAGTTTGTGTACTTGACAGAACAAAAGAGCCTGGTTCAATTGGCGAGCCTCTTTATTTAGATGTACGCTCAGTATTCTACAACAAAGAAAATGCACCTATGATCATTGGCGGACGTTATGGCCTTGGTTCAAAAGACACAACACCAACAACTATCAAAGCTGTTTATGATAATCTTGTTAGTGAAAATCCTAAAGATCAATTTACAGTAGGTATTGAAGATGACGTAACAAATACATCTATTCCTATGAATGATACGCTTAAAATTGCAGTAGAGGGTACTGTAAGATGTAAATTCTGGGGTCTTGGCTCAGATGGTACTGTTGGTGCGAACAAACAAGCTATCAAAATCATTGGTGATCATACAGATAAATATGCACAAGCTTACTTTGCATACGACTCTAAAAAATCTGGCGGGGTAACTATTTCTCACTTAAGATTTGGTAATACACCTATTCGTTCAACTTACCTTATTGATGAGGCTGACTATATTGCTTGTCATAATCAATCTTATGTTTATCAATATGATTTATTAAAAGGACTTAAAAAAGGCGGCGTATTTGTTCTTAACTGTATCTGGGATGCAGCAGAACTTGAACAACATTTACCTGCTAGAATGAAACAATATATTGCGAAAAACGACATTCAGTTCTATACAGTTAACGCAACTAAAATAGCTGAAGAAATCGGACTTGGCAACAGAATTAATATGATCATGCAAGCGACATTCTTTAAACTTGCAAATATCATTCCACAAGAAGAAGCTATCGGATACCTTAAACAAGCTGTTGTTAAAGCATATGGCAACAAAGGTGAAAAAGTTGTTAATATGAACTATTCAGCTATTGATCAAGGGGTTGACTCAGCTGTTAAAGTTACAGTAACAGATGCATGGGCTACTGCTGAAGATACAAAAGCAGGAAGTGTAGACGAACCAGCATTCATCACAAATATCTTAAGACCAATGAATGCTCAAGAAGGAGATATTCTTCCAGTAAGTGCATTTAATAATATTGAAGATGGTACGTTCCCATGTGGTACATCTGCTTATGAAAAACGCGGTATTGCAATTAATGTACCAGAATGGATACCAGAAAACTGTATTCAATGTAACCAATGTTCTTATGTATGTCCACATGCAACAATCAGACCATTCCTCTTAAATGAAGAAGAAGTTAAAAATGCACCAGAAAGCTTTGTAACTAAAAAAGCTGTTGGTAAAGGCTTAGAAGGTTTAGCATACAAGATTCAAGTAGCTACAATGGATTGTACAGGCTGTGGAAACTGTGCAGATATCTGCCCATCTAAACAAAAAGCACTTGTTATGAAACCACTTGATACACAAACAGAAAAAGAAGTTCCAAACTGGGCATATGCGGTATCAGAAGTTTCTGTAAAAGAAGATCTTGTATCAGCAAGTACTGTTAAAGGAAGCCAATTCAAACAACCACTTATCGAGTTCTCAGGAGCTTGTGCAGGTTGTGGCGAAACACCATATATCAAACTCGTTACACAATTATTTGGTGATCGTATGATGATTGCTAATGCAACAGGATGTTCTTCAATCTGGGGCGCTTCTGCACCATCAACACCATATACAACTAACTGCAAAGGACAAGGACCATCATGGGCAAACTCTTTATTTGAAGATAATGCTGAATATGGGTTTGGTATGCATCTAGGTGTTAAGCAGATGAGAAATAAAATTAAAGCATCTATGGAAGAGCTTATTGCTATGGATGTTGATGCATCAGCTAAAGAAGCCTTTACAGAGTGGATTGAAACTATGAATCTTGGGGAAGCTTCAAAAGCAGCTTCAGCGAAAGTAATGGAAATCCTTGAAAATAATAGTATTACTGATAGTGCAGCTCAAGCATTACTCAAAGAAATCGAAGATAGAAAAGATTATCTTGTGAAGAGATCTGTATGGATGCTTGGGGGAGATGGTTGGTCATATGATATCGGATACGGCGGTCTTGACCATGTACTTGCATCAGGTGAAGATGTAAATGTACTTGTATTTGATACAGAAATTTACTCTAATACAGGCGGACAATCTTCTAAAGCAACACCAGCTGCTGCTATTGCTAAATTTGCAGCGTCAGGTAAAAAATCACGTAAAAAAGACCTTGGTATGATGATGATGTCATATGGCAACGTATATGTTACACAAGTTGCTCTTGGCGCAGATAAAAACCAACTTATGAAAGCTGTACTTGAAGCAGAAGCATATGATGGACCATCAATTATTATCGCTTATGCACCATGTATCAGCCATGGATTAAAAGAAGGTATGGGACGTACTATTGCCAACGAAGAACAAGCTGTTAAAGCGGGTTACTGGCATTTATACAGATTCAATCCTTTACTCAAAGCAGAAGGCAAAAATCCATTCAGCCTAGATTCAAAAGAACCAACAGAAAGCTTTAGAGACTTTATCTTAGCACAAGTAAGATATTCAGCACTTGCTAAACAATTCCCAGAACAAGCTGAAGAATTATTTGTAATGGCAGAAGAAAGTGCAAAAGACAGATATGAGTCTTACAAAAGACTTACTGTTTAA
- a CDS encoding acetate uptake transporter has translation METTKNTQTAETIADPSALGLLGLAMVTLVASSQKLGLTEGVSLVIPWAIFLGGFVQLIACIIDAKKNNVFGATAFGGYAFFWFSVAMTWFIQNGVFGEKLQAGADSHQLGFAFVGYLIFTLFMTIGSMETNKVLFIIFTLINFLFIGLALSSFGIAYEAAHKLAGWSEFLISLVSFYGCGANVLNRHFGREFLPLGKPFGIFKGENAQVRGVKTLLER, from the coding sequence GTGGAAACAACAAAAAACACACAAACAGCAGAAACAATAGCAGACCCTTCAGCACTGGGACTATTGGGACTTGCAATGGTAACGTTAGTAGCTTCATCACAAAAATTAGGTTTAACAGAAGGGGTATCTCTCGTTATCCCGTGGGCTATCTTTTTAGGTGGATTCGTGCAACTTATAGCATGTATTATAGATGCTAAGAAAAATAATGTATTCGGTGCAACAGCATTTGGCGGGTACGCATTTTTCTGGTTTAGTGTAGCAATGACCTGGTTTATTCAAAATGGTGTATTTGGTGAGAAATTACAAGCTGGAGCTGATTCTCATCAATTAGGTTTTGCATTTGTTGGTTATTTGATTTTTACATTATTTATGACGATCGGATCAATGGAAACTAATAAAGTATTGTTTATTATTTTTACTTTGATTAACTTCTTATTTATAGGACTTGCATTAAGCTCATTTGGCATTGCTTATGAAGCTGCACATAAATTAGCTGGATGGAGTGAATTTTTAATATCATTAGTTTCTTTTTATGGCTGTGGTGCCAATGTATTAAATAGACATTTTGGAAGAGAGTTCTTACCTCTAGGTAAGCCGTTTGGGATCTTTAAAGGGGAAAACGCTCAAGTAAGAGGCGTAAAAACACTTTTAGAAAGATAA
- a CDS encoding DUF2225 domain-containing protein yields MDNIFEELKALGFDNLGNAEVFATDQKKKSAEHSHKNAVTSLEDILYDKTYVCPICDKVFTSKAIRSGKNKLMSIDTDLKPQYDHVNPIIYECIVCLRCGYAALGKAFGPIPPRQISWVKEQVCSKYKGQDYPDIMTHDHAIERYKLALLNAMVKKAKDGEKAYLCLKIAWLYRDLKNQQQEEVFLKYALTGFLNAYNNERFPIFELDELTTAYIISDLYRRFKEYDKALQWVGCVILERNASLKLKTRALHLKSLIREEKSAQVENQSKSK; encoded by the coding sequence ATGGATAATATTTTTGAAGAATTAAAGGCATTAGGATTTGATAATTTAGGTAATGCAGAGGTTTTTGCAACAGATCAAAAGAAAAAATCAGCAGAGCATTCACATAAAAATGCTGTAACTTCTTTAGAGGATATACTATATGATAAGACTTATGTTTGTCCTATCTGTGATAAAGTCTTTACAAGTAAGGCTATTCGCTCGGGAAAGAACAAATTAATGTCTATAGATACCGATCTTAAGCCGCAATATGATCATGTTAATCCTATTATTTATGAATGTATAGTATGTCTTAGATGTGGTTATGCGGCTTTAGGAAAAGCATTTGGTCCAATACCTCCTAGACAGATCTCATGGGTTAAGGAGCAAGTTTGCTCTAAGTATAAAGGTCAGGATTATCCAGATATTATGACACATGATCATGCTATAGAACGCTATAAGTTAGCACTTCTAAATGCCATGGTAAAAAAGGCTAAAGACGGTGAAAAAGCTTATCTTTGCCTAAAGATAGCTTGGTTATACCGGGATTTAAAAAATCAGCAGCAAGAAGAAGTTTTTTTGAAGTATGCACTTACAGGTTTTTTAAATGCTTATAATAACGAAAGATTTCCAATTTTTGAATTGGATGAATTAACAACAGCCTATATTATTTCAGACCTTTACAGACGCTTTAAAGAATACGATAAGGCACTGCAATGGGTAGGGTGTGTTATATTAGAGAGAAATGCATCTTTAAAGCTTAAAACAAGAGCGCTACATTTGAAAAGTTTAATTCGAGAAGAAAAAAGTGCTCAAGTAGAAAATCAATCCAAAAGCAAATGA
- the pyk gene encoding pyruvate kinase has protein sequence MRKTKIICTLGPATDDEQILKELIISGMDVARFNFSHGDHDSHKETFDKLVRLRKELNKPIATLLDTKGPEIRIQKFEQGKVVLNKGNTFTLTTREIVGNEEEVSVTYKEMPRDVREGQLILLDDGLIELSVQRIEDTDIICKIMNNGVISNNKGVNLPGTRLSMPYISAKDRADIIFGIQTGFDFIAASFTRTAKDILEIRQILDEYNCHTVNIIAKIENREGVDNIDEIIRVADGIMVARGDMGVEIPAEEVPALQKMIITKVYNSGKQVITATQMLDSMMKNPRPTRAETNDVANAIYDGTSAIMLSGETAAGLYPVEAVKTMVRIALRTENDIDYIKRFKNNSNDELPNVTSAISHATCTTAHDLGAAAIITVTKSGRTARMISKYRPVPPVIGCTSSPHVYHQLNLSWGVTPLFIPEEENSDSLFERAIEAAENTGIVQSGDLIVITSGIPLGISGTTNMIKVDVVGNILVSGKGITNKSVCANICVCKNDEEAIKKFNEGDILVIPQTSNELLPLLKKAAGIITEQDGLNSHAAIVGLAIDIPVIVGASQATSILKSGTVVMIDALRGIVSNK, from the coding sequence ATGAGAAAAACAAAAATAATATGTACATTAGGTCCAGCTACAGACGATGAGCAAATTTTAAAAGAATTAATAATCTCAGGTATGGATGTAGCCCGCTTTAACTTCTCCCATGGTGATCATGACAGCCATAAAGAAACATTTGACAAACTGGTAAGACTAAGAAAAGAACTTAATAAACCGATTGCTACGCTGCTTGATACTAAAGGTCCGGAAATAAGAATACAGAAGTTTGAACAGGGCAAAGTGGTTCTTAATAAAGGGAATACATTTACTTTAACGACAAGAGAGATAGTAGGTAATGAAGAAGAGGTAAGTGTAACTTATAAAGAAATGCCAAGAGATGTGCGTGAAGGACAACTCATTCTACTGGATGATGGACTTATAGAACTTTCTGTACAAAGAATTGAAGATACTGATATCATATGTAAGATTATGAACAATGGTGTTATATCTAATAATAAAGGGGTTAATTTACCAGGAACCCGTCTTTCAATGCCTTATATAAGTGCAAAGGACAGAGCAGATATTATTTTTGGTATTCAAACTGGCTTTGATTTTATAGCGGCTTCTTTTACAAGAACGGCTAAAGATATACTTGAGATCCGTCAGATTTTAGATGAGTATAATTGTCATACAGTTAATATTATAGCTAAAATTGAAAACAGAGAAGGCGTTGATAATATTGATGAGATTATTCGCGTAGCTGATGGTATTATGGTCGCAAGAGGAGATATGGGAGTAGAGATACCAGCAGAAGAAGTACCAGCTCTGCAAAAAATGATCATTACTAAGGTTTACAATAGTGGCAAGCAGGTTATTACAGCTACACAAATGCTAGACTCCATGATGAAAAATCCAAGACCAACAAGAGCTGAGACTAATGATGTAGCTAATGCGATCTATGATGGAACAAGTGCTATTATGCTTTCAGGAGAGACTGCAGCAGGTCTTTATCCAGTAGAAGCAGTTAAAACTATGGTTAGAATAGCTTTAAGAACAGAAAATGATATAGATTATATTAAGCGTTTTAAAAATAATTCAAATGATGAGCTTCCTAATGTAACGAGTGCGATTTCTCATGCTACTTGTACTACAGCTCATGATTTAGGAGCTGCAGCGATTATTACGGTCACTAAATCAGGAAGAACGGCTAGAATGATTTCAAAGTATAGACCGGTACCCCCTGTTATTGGATGTACAAGTTCACCACATGTTTATCATCAGCTTAATTTGTCTTGGGGGGTTACACCACTTTTTATTCCAGAGGAAGAAAATAGTGATTCATTATTTGAACGTGCAATAGAAGCTGCAGAGAATACAGGTATTGTACAAAGTGGAGATTTAATAGTTATAACAAGTGGTATTCCGCTTGGGATTTCTGGGACAACTAATATGATAAAAGTTGATGTTGTAGGGAATATTTTAGTCTCAGGAAAAGGTATTACAAATAAAAGTGTTTGCGCTAATATTTGTGTTTGTAAAAATGATGAAGAAGCAATTAAGAAATTTAATGAAGGCGACATTCTTGTTATTCCTCAAACATCTAACGAACTGCTGCCGCTTTTAAAGAAGGCTGCAGGTATCATTACAGAGCAAGATGGATTAAATTCACATGCAGCTATTGTAGGACTCGCAATAGACATTCCAGTTATTGTAGGAGCATCACAAGCTACAAGTATTCTAAAATCTGGAACAGTTGTTATGATAGATGCATTAAGAGGCATCGTCTCTAACAAATAA
- the ppnP gene encoding pyrimidine/purine nucleoside phosphorylase: MSKFENITIVKKANVYFEGKVTSRTVIFESGEKKTLGIMLPGTYTFSTADKEIMEILGGSMEVKLPGSDAFITYKEGESFTVPSNSSFDLVINEVSDYCCSYIKE; encoded by the coding sequence ATGTCGAAGTTTGAAAATATTACAATTGTTAAAAAGGCTAATGTATATTTTGAAGGTAAAGTAACAAGCAGAACAGTGATTTTTGAAAGTGGGGAAAAGAAAACCCTAGGCATTATGTTGCCAGGGACCTATACATTTTCTACGGCTGATAAAGAAATTATGGAAATATTAGGGGGAAGTATGGAAGTAAAACTGCCTGGAAGTGATGCATTTATCACCTATAAAGAAGGCGAAAGTTTTACAGTGCCTAGTAACTCAAGTTTTGATCTTGTTATTAACGAAGTCAGCGACTACTGCTGTTCCTACATTAAAGAATAG
- a CDS encoding chromate transporter, giving the protein MIYLILFIEFFKIGLFAVGGGLATLPFLYALSDKYSWLDAAVLPDMIAISESTPGPIGVNMATYAGYSSAGVLGGIIATLGLITPSVIVIILVAKFLNRFNENFYVQGAFYGLRPAVTALIALAGFEVFKVSIITLEQFKLSQKLIDVFDIKATLLFVALLFITNKTKKHPIVYILGAAIVGILFKI; this is encoded by the coding sequence ATGATTTATTTAATCCTTTTTATAGAATTCTTTAAGATCGGCTTGTTTGCTGTAGGAGGCGGGCTGGCTACCTTGCCCTTTTTATATGCTCTCTCAGATAAATATTCCTGGCTGGATGCTGCCGTTCTACCTGATATGATAGCTATCTCAGAATCTACGCCTGGCCCTATTGGGGTTAATATGGCTACCTATGCCGGCTACTCTTCAGCTGGTGTATTAGGAGGCATTATAGCAACATTAGGCCTTATCACCCCATCTGTTATTGTTATTATCCTTGTCGCAAAATTTCTTAATCGATTTAATGAGAACTTTTATGTCCAAGGTGCTTTCTATGGCCTAAGACCTGCAGTAACAGCACTTATTGCACTTGCCGGTTTTGAAGTATTTAAGGTGTCCATCATTACACTTGAACAATTTAAACTCTCTCAGAAATTAATAGACGTTTTTGATATTAAAGCAACTTTATTATTTGTAGCTTTACTTTTTATAACTAATAAAACAAAAAAGCACCCAATTGTCTATATATTAGGCGCAGCTATTGTGGGAATCCTATTTAAAATTTAA
- a CDS encoding chromate transporter, translated as MKELWILFSAFARVGCFTFGGGYAMLPMLQKEIVDKHGWATESEIMDYYAIGQCTPGVIAINTSTFIGYKHKGIIGAVAATLGMVFPSLIIITLIASILKNFNDLEVVQHAFAGVRVIVSVLVINIVVKMLKTAIIDWIGVVLFIGSLAIGILFNISPAYIIVSAALIGILAQKIREVKKL; from the coding sequence ATGAAAGAACTGTGGATTTTATTTTCTGCCTTTGCCCGTGTAGGTTGTTTTACCTTTGGCGGTGGTTATGCCATGCTGCCTATGCTGCAAAAAGAGATTGTAGATAAACATGGCTGGGCAACTGAGTCAGAAATAATGGATTATTATGCAATAGGCCAATGCACACCTGGTGTTATTGCTATTAATACATCAACTTTTATAGGTTATAAACATAAGGGCATTATTGGCGCCGTAGCTGCAACTTTAGGAATGGTTTTTCCTTCACTTATTATCATTACGCTTATTGCTTCTATTCTTAAAAACTTTAACGATCTTGAGGTGGTTCAACATGCATTTGCTGGTGTACGTGTTATTGTTTCTGTTTTAGTTATTAATATTGTTGTCAAAATGCTAAAAACAGCCATCATCGATTGGATAGGGGTTGTTCTATTTATAGGATCACTTGCAATAGGCATACTTTTTAATATTTCTCCAGCCTACATTATCGTTTCTGCTGCACTTATAGGTATTCTTGCCCAAAAGATACGTGAGGTAAAAAAACTATGA
- a CDS encoding isoamylase early set domain-containing protein encodes MQQNKKDHSIIIGLSISLAIIVFGVMFFIVLGILGYTSQSVDRSEVVIKNTKIMPHTITPEVKQKPYFTYEEQQGFKIYSVSVIGAFNNWNKSATLCQRDDAGVWFVTVDLEPGEYEYRFFINNELVLNDPWADKYMLDQNNEVVSVVIINDDGQRANTTGVQYDLSIRQYATHSFEQEDRIFENYKIFNIYKDKQVVHSIDCTDISGLSAIVAVWYRPDGRLYGYTGEVLSASSKDEGYFLYYSFPIDEGTMLGKWKVHIFANGYFLIEDSFTITDGNSIEIQDIVQEGEEIL; translated from the coding sequence ATGCAGCAAAATAAAAAGGATCATTCAATAATTATAGGTCTTAGTATTTCATTAGCTATTATAGTATTTGGGGTTATGTTTTTTATAGTGCTTGGAATATTGGGGTATACAAGTCAATCAGTTGATAGGAGCGAGGTAGTTATTAAGAATACAAAAATTATGCCGCATACTATAACACCAGAAGTAAAACAAAAGCCTTATTTCACTTATGAAGAACAACAAGGTTTTAAGATATATAGTGTGTCTGTAATAGGGGCATTTAATAACTGGAATAAAAGCGCAACACTGTGTCAAAGAGATGATGCTGGGGTGTGGTTTGTTACAGTTGATTTAGAACCAGGTGAATATGAATATAGATTTTTTATTAATAATGAACTTGTACTTAATGATCCGTGGGCGGATAAATATATGCTGGATCAAAACAATGAAGTAGTATCCGTTGTAATCATAAATGATGACGGACAAAGAGCAAATACAACGGGTGTGCAGTATGATCTTTCTATAAGACAGTATGCGACACATTCTTTTGAACAAGAAGACAGGATTTTTGAGAACTATAAAATATTTAATATTTATAAAGATAAGCAGGTCGTTCATTCTATAGATTGTACAGATATAAGCGGGTTAAGTGCTATAGTAGCTGTTTGGTATAGACCGGATGGCAGATTGTATGGCTATACGGGGGAGGTTTTGAGTGCAAGCAGCAAGGATGAGGGCTATTTTCTTTATTATAGCTTTCCGATTGATGAAGGCACTATGCTTGGCAAGTGGAAGGTGCATATTTTTGCAAATGGTTATTTTTTAATAGAAGATTCTTTTACAATTACAGATGGCAATTCTATAGAAATACAAGATATAGTGCAAGAAGGAGAAGAGATACTGTAG